The proteins below are encoded in one region of Mycoplasmopsis mustelae:
- a CDS encoding thermonuclease family protein: MKTIKTVLLKIWKHKYWFLSPVVIPVILIPILQSKQYINKIIAVELIKITDGDTLEVTDTNKKIYNVRLYGIDTPETQKDFKDEILAKDENFYAQLAKKYLINLLNNQTLSLQILQKDKYNRFVGVIYLNDLQINNSINNLLVKNGWARVYYIQDQNPKKMYFINSQWSKNFYQMLLNSQEYAKDNLLGFWKENYNHIFHKT; this comes from the coding sequence ATGAAAACCATAAAAACTGTATTATTGAAAATTTGAAAACATAAATATTGATTTTTATCACCCGTTGTAATTCCCGTTATTTTAATACCTATACTTCAATCAAAACAATATATCAATAAAATTATTGCTGTCGAGTTAATTAAAATCACAGATGGAGATACTTTAGAGGTTACCGACACAAACAAAAAGATTTATAATGTTAGATTGTATGGTATTGACACACCCGAAACACAAAAAGACTTTAAAGATGAAATTTTAGCTAAAGACGAAAATTTCTATGCACAATTAGCAAAGAAATATTTAATAAATTTATTAAATAATCAAACTTTAAGCTTGCAAATTTTACAAAAAGATAAATATAATCGCTTTGTAGGAGTAATTTATTTAAATGATTTACAAATAAACAATTCTATTAATAATTTACTTGTCAAAAATGGTTGAGCTAGAGTTTATTATATTCAAGATCAAAATCCAAAGAAGATGTACTTTATAAATAGTCAATGGAGTAAAAATTTTTATCAGATGTTATTAAATTCACAAGAATATGCAAAGGATAACTTATTAGGTTTTTGAAAAGAAAATTATAATCACATCTTTCATAAAACCTAA